The DNA sequence TTTGTTCAATTTTGCAAATACTCCGGGAGCACTGGAACGGATCTTGTGTCCCATGGCAAATTCTAAGATCAATAATGGTATACCTGCTGTAAATAGTGCAACCAGGTAAGGGATTAAAAATGCTCCTCCACCATTACTTGCAGCTACATATGGAAATCTCCAGATATTACCTAACCCGATGGCAGAACCTATAGCGGCGAGGATAAATCCTGAACGGGATCCCCACTGGCCTCTGTTTTCTTCCTTACTCATAAATATCACATCCTTAATTTTTTTTTAATAGAATAAACTTTAATGAAAATTATCATTATATTATATACTATTTTTTTGATATGTCAATACTAAATTTTGAATACGTCCATAGATTTGGTAAAGACATACAACTTTATTAGTATAAGTATAGACCATTTTTTTGATAAGTCAATACTAAAAAACTAATTCATTTTTTCACATAGTGCAAAAAAAATGGAAAAAGTCCCTTTTAAGTACATAGTATTAAAAGAATTAAAAAGTAATAAAGAAAGAATAAAAAATAAATTAAAATGAAAAAAAATAAAGAATTTTGTTTGTGTTCCGCCGAATTTCTCCTAGAAAAAAGAAGATACCTTGCTATTTTAAGGTATTTATGTTAGAATCTAGGAAAGAATTAAATAAATAATAAAGGAGGGGGAGAGCTGAGAAGTTCTCTCCCTATTTTTTACAGAAGAGAGGTGAAAAATATGGCAAAAAAAGTGGATGAAAAACTATTGGATAGAGTAGAAAAATTACTTGTTCCAGTATTAGAACCCATAGAATTAGAACTGGTAGATATGGAATATATTCAGGATGGAGCTTATTGGTTTTTAAGGATATACCTTGAAAAAATTGGTGGTGAAATTACCTTAGATGAATGTGCTAAGGTGAGCAATAGTATCTCAGAAGATGTAGATAAGATGATAGAGGATAAATTTTTCTTAGAGGTGTCTTCACCAGGTTTAGAGAGACCGTTAAAAAAAGAGAAGGACTTTGTAAGGTTTGCTGGGGAAAAAATCAAAGTTATATTAAAACATAAAGTTGAAGATTCGAGAAACTGGACTGGGAAATTAGAAAAATGTGAGGAATCTGTGGTTTATTTGAATACTGAGGAAAAAACTTTAGAAATTCCTTTTGAGGAGATAAAAAAAGCCAATATAGTTTTTGAATTTAAAGACAATTAGAGATAAGTAGGAGGTCAAAAGTGACGAAAAAAGATTTTAAAATTTTCTTAGAAGCTTTAGATGAGTTAGAAAAAGAAAAAGGAATTAGTAAGGAAGAATTAATAGAGACAATAGAGCAGGCTATCCTTGCAGCATATAAGAAAAATTATGGTGAATACGATAATTTATCAGTAAGAATAGACGAAAAGAAAGCAAAAATAATTATTTTTGTTCCAAAGACAGTGGTAACAAATGTTGAAGATGACGAGTTAGAGATAGAATTATCTGAAGCTCAACTGATACCAGGAAAGAAAAGAGCAAAGATCGGTGATGTAGTAGAGATTGAAGAAAACTGTGAAGAGTTCAAGAGAAATGCTATCCAAAATGGAAAGCAAATTGTTATTCAAAAAGTAAGGGAAGCAGAAAGACAGCATCTATATGATAACTTTAAAGAAAATGAGCACGAGATGTTAAATGGTATCATTAGAAGGATAGATGAAAGAAGAAATATCCATATTGAATTTGATATGAAGGAAGCTGTGTTAGCTATACAGGAGCAATCACCTGCTGATCTATATAGAGTTGGAGACAGACTTAAGGTATATGTATCTGAAGTTGAAAAAACAAATAAATATCCTAAGATAATAATCACTAGAAAGCATGACGACTTCTTGAGAAAATTATTTGAACTGGAAGTTCCTGAAATTGAAGAGGGAATAATAGAGTTGAAATCAGTAGTAAGGGAAGCCGGATCGAGAGCGAAAGTAGCTGTATACTCTGATAATACAGATATAGATACTGTAGGAGCTTGTATCGGTCAAAGAGGTCTTAGAATAAAGAATATAGTAAATGAGCTTAATGGTGAAAAAATAGATATCATCGAGTGGAAAGCGGATAAAAAAGAATTTGTTAAGGCGGCTCTTAGCCCGGCTAAGGTAGAATCTGTAGAAATATTAGACGACGATGAAACAGCTAGAGTAATAGTAGAAAAAAGTCAGTTGTCTCTTGCAATCGGTAAAGCAGGTCAAAATGCAAGATTAGCAGCTAAATTGACAGGGATGAGAGTAGACATTAAAACCCTTGAAGATGTAATGGCAGCTAAAGAGGAAGCAAAATTGTCTGAGGAGCTTTCTTTAGAAGAAACAGTTGAGGGAGAAAATGAATAGTACTCCTACTAGAACTTGTCTTGTATGCAGGGAAAAAAAAGATAAATCTGAACTTTTCAGAATTGTAGAGATAGACGGTCAGTATATGTTTGATGAAAATCAAACAATGCAGGCAAGGGGTACATATGTATGTAAAACCCATGAGTGCATAAAGAGACTATCTAAAAATAAAAAAATAAACCTGTCCAATGAAGACCTGTATAAAATGGCAATAACAGTAAAAAAAGCTCAAAAAGATTACTTGAGTTTGTTGGAAACTATGAAACGTTCTGAATTTTTAAGTTTTGGGATCAACATGGTTACAGAAGATATAAAAAGAATACATTTTTTAATAATTGCTGAAGATATCAGTGAAAAAAATGATAAAAGAATTATGAGATTAGCACGAGAGAATAATATAAAATACATTCATTACGGATCAAAGGTGCAGTTAGGTGCCATCTTTGATAAACCTGAGGTAAATCTGATAGGTATAAAAAGTAAGAAGGTAGCTCGTGGTATGACCGAATAGATACTAGGAGGTATATATGAAAATAAGAGTACATGAATTAGCGAAAAAATATAATAAATCAAATAAAGAGTTCTTAGATACGTTACATGAATTAGGGTTAGAGGTGAGTTCACACCTTTCCGGTCTTACAGATGAGCAGGTAACTCTGGTTACAGATCATTTTGAAGGTGAAAATGCCGAGGGATCAAAAGATAAAAAGAAGAAAAAAAAGAAAGGAACTAAGGTAAAAGAAAAGAAAGAAAAAGTTGTTAAAGAGAAGAAAGAAAAGAAGAAAAAAGGTAAGAGAACCGAATTTACTATGAATAAAACAGAAGAAGTAGAAAATGAAGTTATCGAAGAAGATGGAATGAAACTAATAAAGATCAGAGGGGAGATTACATTGGGTAACTTCGCTGAGAAATTAGGAGTAAATGCTTCTGAACTTATCAAAAAGTTATTCTTAAAGGGTCAGATGTTGACTATCAACAGTGTTATAGATATGACATTGGCTGAAGAATTAGCTGACGATTATGATGCTATGGTAGAGCAGGAAGAAGTAGAAGAAATGGCATTTGGAGAAAAATTCAACTTAGAGTCAGAAGATAAAGAGTCTGACCTTATAGAGAGAGCTCCGATTATCACTATCATGGGACATGTTGACCATGGAAAGACTTCATTACTGGATGCTATCAGAGAAGCTAATGTAGCAGATGGAGAAGCTGGTGGGATCACTCAAAAGATCGGTGCTTACCAAATAGTAAAAGATGGAAAGAAAATATCTTTCGTAGATACTCCAGGACATGAGGCCTTCACAGAAATGAGAGCTAGAGGAGCACAGGTTACTGACATAGCTATATTAGTAGTAGCAGCAGATGACGGTGTAATGCCGCAAACTGTAGAAGCGATAGCCCATGCAAAATCAGCTGATGTACCTATTATAATAGCAGTAAATAAGATAGATAAAGAGGGAGCAGATCCATCTAGAGTTAAAAACGAACTTATGGAACATGGATTAGTACCGGTTGAGTGGGGTGGAGATGTAGAATTTATCGAAATTTCTGCTAAATTCGGACAAAACTTAGAAGGAATCTTAGATACTATCTTAATCACGGCAGAGATGTTAGAATTAAAAGGTAATCCAAAGAAAAGAGCAAAAGGTGTAGTTATGGAATCTAGATTGGATCCAAAAGTAGGACCAATTGCCGACGTTTTAGTACAAGAGGGAACTCTTAAAATTGGAGATATCATAGTAGCTGGAGAATCTTATGGTAAAGTAAGAGCATTACTTAACGATAAAGGTGAAAAAACAGAAGCTGCTTCACTATCTCAACCAGCTGAAGTTATAGGATTCAACACAGTTCCAGAAGCTGGAGATGTAATGTATGTAGTTCAAAATGAACAGCATGCTAGAAGAATCGTAGAAGAAGTTGAAAAAGACAGAAAATTAAATGATCAAAACAAGAAAAAGCATATCTCTTTAGAAGTTTTATCCCAGCATATGGATGATATTAACTTAAAAGAATTAAACCTTATCATAAGAGCTGACTCAAAAGGTTCTGTACAAGCCCTGAAGGAATCATTAAACAAATTATCTACATCAGAAGTAGCAGTAAACGTTATCCAAGCTACATCTGGAGCAATATCTGAAGGAGATATTAGACTGGCAGAAGCATCAGATGCAATCATCCTTGGATTTAACGTAAGACCTACTACAAAAGCCATGAGAGATGCAGATAAAGCTGGTGTAGAGATCAGAACTTCTAGTATCATCTATCAAATTGTAGAAGATATCGAGCAAGCTTTATCAGGAATGTTAGATCCTGAATATAAAGAAGTTTACTTAGGAAGAATCGAGATTAAAAAAGTATTTAAAGTATCTAAAATTGGAAATATAGCTGGTTGTTATGTTGAAGATGGAAAGATCTATGCTGATTCAAAAATCAGAATTCTTAGAAACGGTGTAATGGTATACGATGGGGAATTAGCTTCATTAAAGAGATATCAAGATGATGCTAAAGAAGTTATCGTAGGTCAGGAATGTGGATTAAATATCAAGAACTTTAATGATATTAAAGAGGGCGATATAGTAGAAGCATACAGAATCGACGAAATCCAAAGAACACTAAAAGATGTGAAATAATTATGAGAAAACAAAGATTATTAGGAATCGAAAAACAAATGACAAGAATAATATCCAATGCTTTATTTATGGAAGTAAAAAATCCAAAAATCCAAGGGATGGTATCGGTAACTAAGATAGAGGTAACGCAGGATCTTAGATATGCAGATGCATATTTTAGTGTACTATCTGTTGGAGATAATCAAGTGGATGAAGTTATGGTGTTGGAAGGATTAAATGAGATCAGAAAATACTTAAGAAAAAGAGTAGCTGAAGAAACTAACCTTAGATATGTACCGGAAATCAGAGTGTTTTTAGATGATACAGTGGCTAGAGCGATAAAAATATCTAACTTAATTGATAAAGTTAACAATTAGGAGGATATGGTATGTATTGGGAATATAATACATATGATGAGTCCCAGGTGAAAGACAAAGTTGAGAAGCATAATTTATCCACAGAAGTGGTAAAACTCCTCCTATCACGGGGGATTGATTCCGATGACGATATCCAGAAATTTTTAAATGCAGGTGTAGAAGATCTAGAAGATCCATTTGATTTTGAGAGGATGGAGGAGGTCGTAGAAAAGGTAATCAGGGCTAAAGATGGTAAAAGTAAGGTATTTATCTATGGCGATTATGATGTAGATGGTATAACGGCCTCTGTTTATCTGACTATTGTCTTTAATCTTATCGGGGTAGAAACCTCGTATTATATTCCAAATCGTATGGATGAAGGGTATGGTCTGAATAGGCAGGCAATAGATTATGTCAATGAAAGAAGTGGAAAGGTAATTATAACGGTAGATACAGGAATTAATTCAGTAGAAGATTTTGAATATGCAAAATCTTTGGGTATCGACGTTATAATAACCGATCATCATAAAATAATAAAAGATAAAAAAGAAAAACTTTTAGTAATTAATCCTAAATTGAGTAAAAATTACAGATTTAAATATTTATCTGGTGCCGGAGTAGCTTTTAAGGTAGCCTGTGCTGTGTATAAAAAATTAGGTGCCGATCCAAAACATCTATATGAACATCTGGATATAGTGATGATAGGAACTATAGCAGATGTCATGCCTTTAACCGATGAAAACAGGGTTATAGTAAAAAATGGATTGGTAGCTTTAAAAGAGACTAAGATAAAGGGACTTAAATCCCTCCTCAGATATCTAAAGCTGTCACCTAAGGATATCAGTACAACAGATATTAGTTTTTTTGTATCGCCGTTATTAAATGCCTTGGGAAGGATTGGGAAATCAAGAACAGGGGCAGATTTCTTTTTAGAAGGAAATGATCACGAACTTTATTCTATTATAGAGGATATGAAAAAATCCAACAATAAAAGACGTATTCTGGAAAGAAAAATTTTTAATGAGATTAATGATGAGGTGGAAAAAATAGAGGATAAAAATAGTTTGAAATATCTATTTTTTAAATCCCATGATTGGCACCCGGGTGTTATTGGGGTGGTAGCCAGCAGACTTTCTATCAGGTATAATATTCCGGTTATCCTTATCTCATTGCAAAATAATTTTGGGAAGGCATCCTGCCGGAGTGTAGCAGGAATAAATATATTTAATATATTAAATAATATATCCGATACCTTGATTAGATTTGGAGGGCATGATTTAGCTGCTGGATTTATAGTGGCTAAAGACCAACTAGAAGTAGTTGAAAGAGCTATTGCCAAAGGTATCGGTGAGTCTACAAAAAAATATAAGAAAGACATCATAAAGATAGATTATAATTATCCGTTGGAGATGGTCGATGATAACTTTATAGGTGAACTTTCCAAAATTGCACCCTTTGGATCGGCTAATCCCTATCCATTGTTTGTAGATAAAGATCTCAAATTTATCAGGGTGAAAAAATTCGGAGTTGAAGATAAACATTTTAAAACTTTTTTAGAAAAAAATGGAAAACTTTATTCTGCTGTGGGGTTCAATTTGGCCCATAAGATAGATGAGGATAATTATATGAATGAAACCTTTGAAATAGCATATTACCCAGAAAAAATATGTTATAATAACAATAAAATTATTCAGATTAAGATAAAAGACATAAAAATAATAAGTTAGGGGTAATTCATGAATTACCCTTACAAAGAATTACCCGTAGGAATCAATAAGTGCCTAGAGCATTTAAATATATATAATCATATACAAGGAGGAACAAAGAACATGAATTATGAAGTAAAAAAATTAGATAACTCAGTAGTTGAAATCACATTAAAGGTAGAAGGTGCAGAAGTATCAACTGCTAAAAAAGACGCTGTAAAAAAAATAGCTAAGGATGCTGAAATTCCAGGATTCAGAAAGGGACATGCACCAGCATCAGCTATCGAATCTCATTATGAAGGTGTAATCAAAGAAGAGATCACAGACGCTATCTTAAAAGGACACTATGAAGCTATCTTAAAAGACGGGCAAATTAATCCTGTAGATTACATAAAGACAACTAAAGTAGACTTAAATGGAGATAAATTTGCTGTTACATTTATGGTAGATGTATTCCCTGAGATCAAATTAGGAGAATATAAAGGTTTAGAAGCTGCAAAGGAAACATTCGAAATGAATGACGAAATTGTAAACAAAGAGATCGAAATGATGGTATCAGCTAAGTCTAACTTAGAAGATGCTGCTGAAGGTCATAAAGCTGAAATGGGAGATACTGTAGATCTTGCATTTGAAGGATTTGTTGATGGTGTAGCTTTCGAAGGCGGGAAGTCTGAATCACACATGTTAAAATTAGGAACTAAATCTTTCATAGATACATTTGAAGAGCAATTAGTAGGATACGAAAAAGATCAAGAGGGAGAAATAGTAGTAACTTTCCCAACTGAATACAATGCAGAACACTTAGCTGGAAAGGAAGCAACTTTCAAAGTTAAGATAAACGCAATAAAAGTAACTGTTACTCCTGAATTAAACGACGAATTCGCAGTGGAAGCAGGATTTGAATCTGTAGAAGATTTAAAAGCTAAGAAAACTGAAGAGATCAAAAACAGAGAAGAAGCTAGAGTAGAGGGAGAATACAGACAAACTTTATTAAACCAAGTTTTAGCTAACACTGAAATGACTTTACCTTTATCTATGGTAGCTAGAGAGATCAAAGGAAGAATTTCTGAGATGGAAAACCAATTAAAATCTCAAGGAATGAACTTAGAGATGTACTTACAAATGTCAGGATCTACAATGGAGCAGTTAACTGAGCAAGTTAGACCTATGGCAATTGAAAAGATCAAATTAGACCTTATCTTAGATGAGATCGCAAAGATCGAAAAGATTGAATTAACTGATGAAGAATTAGAAACTAAATTAGCTGAAGTTGCTTCTATGTACAAGATGGATGCTGACAAGTTAAAGGAAGAATTAACTAAGGCAAACAACTTAGAGAACTTCACAATGAACTTAAGAGTAGATGCTACTATGCAAAAAACTGTTGAATTCATTCAAGCACAAGCTAAATAATTAAATTAAGTGTATAGATTTTTGGGACAAATTTTATTTGTCCCTTAAGCTATATATATAGACCCTCATCTTTTTTGGGGTTTTAAAAAAAATTAGATTATTAGAAAAATAATTAATGAAATTGATTATTTTTCTAATAAATAAAATTTGGAGGTAAAAATTTATGTATAATCCAACAGTTATTGAAAATAACGGAAAAGGTGAAAGAGCCTACGATATATATTCAAGATTATTAAAGGATAGAATAATCTTTTTAGGAACAGAGATAAACGACCTGGTGGCTAACTCAATAGTAGCACAACTATTATTTTTAGAGGCAGATGCCCCGGAAAAAGATATAATCATGTATATTAACAGCCCGGGAGGGGTAATAACTTCGGGAATGGCAATATACGATACTATGAAATATATCAAACCTGATGTACAAACTGTGTGTATAGGTCAGGCTGCATCTATGGGAGCACTGTTATTAACAGCAGGGGCAAAGGGGAAAAGATTTGCTCTGCCAAATGCCAGAGTAATGATCCACCAGCCCTTGGGAGGAGCCCAGGGTCAGGCTACAGATATACAGATCCAGGCTAAAGAGATCCAGAGAATGAAAGAATTAACATCTAAAATAATATCTGAAACAACTGGAAAAACTATAGAGCAGGTAAAAAAAGATACTGAAAGAGATAACTTTATGACAGCTGAGGAAGCTATGGAATATGGATTGATCGACAGAGTATTCGTGGAAGGTGAGAGATAAGATGAAAAGAGAAATACAAAAATGTTCATTTTGTGGGAAATCAGAGAATGAAGTAGCAAGATTAATAACTGGTCCAGAGGCAAATATATGTGATGAGTGTATAGAAGCTTGCGGGATGCTTATAGAAGATATGCAGGTAGAGATGGGAGAAGCTGTAGAAGATAATAGTTTTCATGAAATTAATCTTATGACTCCTAAAGAGATAAAGGCAAAATTAGATGACTATGTAATAGGCCAGGAAGCGGCTAAAAAAGTATTGGCAGTATCGGTATATAATCACTATAAAAGGATCAGGCATAAGGGAAAAACTGGAGATGTGGAATTACAGAAATCAAATGTACTGCTTATCGGTCCTACAGGAACAGGTAAAACACTTTTAGCTGAAACTCTGGCTAGAACCCTCCACGTGCCATTTGCCATAGCAGATGCAACAACCCTTACAGAAGCAGGATATGTAGGAGATGACGTAGAAAATGTACTGGTAAGGTTATTACAGGCAGCAGACTATGATGTTGAAGCAGCAGAAAGAGGAATAATCTATATAGATGAGCTGGATAAGGTGGCTAGAAAATCAGAAAATATGTCTATAACTCGGGATGTATCGGGAGAGGGAGTACAGCAGGCACTCCTTAAAATAGTAGAGGGAACTGAAGCACAGGTACCTCCTCAAGGTGGAAGAAAGCATCCAAATCAAGAGCTGGTAAAGATAAACACAAAGAATATCCTATTTATTGTAGGAGGAGCTTTTGAAGGATTAGATAAGGTAATCAAATCCAGATCCAATAAAAAGGTTATGGGATTCGGAGCCACTGTAATAAATGAAAAAAATGAATCTGAGGGAGAAGCTTTCATGAGAGTTTTACCGGAAGATCTGGTAAGACAAGGAATAATTCCTGAACTTATAGGAAGATTCCCGGTAATAACTACTTTGGCTAACTTAGATGAAGAGGCCTTAATGAAGATCCTGACTGAACCTAAAAATGCATTGGTAAAACAATATAAAAAATTCTTTGAATTAGAAAATGTAGAATTAGAATTTGAAGAAAGTGCACTGAAAAAAATGGCAGAGTTGGCACTTAAAAGAAAGATAGGAGCCAGAGGACTCCGTGCACTTATGGAAAGTGCAATGTTAGATCTAATGTATGAGATCCCATCTAACCCAGCTGTGGAAAAAGTAAGAATTACAGAAGAATCTGTAACAGATAATACTAAAGCAACAATAATAGAAAAAACAAAAAAACTAAAAAAATAGTTGAAAATTAATTCAATGGTCAATTATAAATTTGGCTAAAAGCTGTTTTAGGAGGCAAAAGATGACAAAGATGACAAAGATTACATTTATACCTACTAGAGATTTAGTGGTCTTTCCTGGAGCTATAATGCCCCTTTATATAGGAAGAGAAAAAAGTGTTAATACATTAGAAAAATCACTGTCAGAGGACAGTAAATTAATTTTATGTATGCAGAAAGATTTTTTAGTGGAAGAACCTAATTATACCGATGATATACATAAGGTAGGGGTAGAAGCTACTATCCTGCAGACAGTAAAGATGCCAAATAATACTGTGAAAGTATTAGTCGAAGCTTCTCATAGAATTATTTTAGATAATGTAGAGGAAAGCGATGGAATAATTTATGCAGAATCTACAGCTGTT is a window from the Psychrilyobacter piezotolerans genome containing:
- the rimP gene encoding ribosome maturation factor RimP, with amino-acid sequence MAKKVDEKLLDRVEKLLVPVLEPIELELVDMEYIQDGAYWFLRIYLEKIGGEITLDECAKVSNSISEDVDKMIEDKFFLEVSSPGLERPLKKEKDFVRFAGEKIKVILKHKVEDSRNWTGKLEKCEESVVYLNTEEKTLEIPFEEIKKANIVFEFKDN
- the nusA gene encoding transcription termination factor NusA → MTKKDFKIFLEALDELEKEKGISKEELIETIEQAILAAYKKNYGEYDNLSVRIDEKKAKIIIFVPKTVVTNVEDDELEIELSEAQLIPGKKRAKIGDVVEIEENCEEFKRNAIQNGKQIVIQKVREAERQHLYDNFKENEHEMLNGIIRRIDERRNIHIEFDMKEAVLAIQEQSPADLYRVGDRLKVYVSEVEKTNKYPKIIITRKHDDFLRKLFELEVPEIEEGIIELKSVVREAGSRAKVAVYSDNTDIDTVGACIGQRGLRIKNIVNELNGEKIDIIEWKADKKEFVKAALSPAKVESVEILDDDETARVIVEKSQLSLAIGKAGQNARLAAKLTGMRVDIKTLEDVMAAKEEAKLSEELSLEETVEGENE
- a CDS encoding DUF448 domain-containing protein, producing the protein MNSTPTRTCLVCREKKDKSELFRIVEIDGQYMFDENQTMQARGTYVCKTHECIKRLSKNKKINLSNEDLYKMAITVKKAQKDYLSLLETMKRSEFLSFGINMVTEDIKRIHFLIIAEDISEKNDKRIMRLARENNIKYIHYGSKVQLGAIFDKPEVNLIGIKSKKVARGMTE
- the infB gene encoding translation initiation factor IF-2, whose amino-acid sequence is MKIRVHELAKKYNKSNKEFLDTLHELGLEVSSHLSGLTDEQVTLVTDHFEGENAEGSKDKKKKKKKGTKVKEKKEKVVKEKKEKKKKGKRTEFTMNKTEEVENEVIEEDGMKLIKIRGEITLGNFAEKLGVNASELIKKLFLKGQMLTINSVIDMTLAEELADDYDAMVEQEEVEEMAFGEKFNLESEDKESDLIERAPIITIMGHVDHGKTSLLDAIREANVADGEAGGITQKIGAYQIVKDGKKISFVDTPGHEAFTEMRARGAQVTDIAILVVAADDGVMPQTVEAIAHAKSADVPIIIAVNKIDKEGADPSRVKNELMEHGLVPVEWGGDVEFIEISAKFGQNLEGILDTILITAEMLELKGNPKKRAKGVVMESRLDPKVGPIADVLVQEGTLKIGDIIVAGESYGKVRALLNDKGEKTEAASLSQPAEVIGFNTVPEAGDVMYVVQNEQHARRIVEEVEKDRKLNDQNKKKHISLEVLSQHMDDINLKELNLIIRADSKGSVQALKESLNKLSTSEVAVNVIQATSGAISEGDIRLAEASDAIILGFNVRPTTKAMRDADKAGVEIRTSSIIYQIVEDIEQALSGMLDPEYKEVYLGRIEIKKVFKVSKIGNIAGCYVEDGKIYADSKIRILRNGVMVYDGELASLKRYQDDAKEVIVGQECGLNIKNFNDIKEGDIVEAYRIDEIQRTLKDVK
- the rbfA gene encoding 30S ribosome-binding factor RbfA, yielding MRKQRLLGIEKQMTRIISNALFMEVKNPKIQGMVSVTKIEVTQDLRYADAYFSVLSVGDNQVDEVMVLEGLNEIRKYLRKRVAEETNLRYVPEIRVFLDDTVARAIKISNLIDKVNN
- the recJ gene encoding single-stranded-DNA-specific exonuclease RecJ, with protein sequence MYWEYNTYDESQVKDKVEKHNLSTEVVKLLLSRGIDSDDDIQKFLNAGVEDLEDPFDFERMEEVVEKVIRAKDGKSKVFIYGDYDVDGITASVYLTIVFNLIGVETSYYIPNRMDEGYGLNRQAIDYVNERSGKVIITVDTGINSVEDFEYAKSLGIDVIITDHHKIIKDKKEKLLVINPKLSKNYRFKYLSGAGVAFKVACAVYKKLGADPKHLYEHLDIVMIGTIADVMPLTDENRVIVKNGLVALKETKIKGLKSLLRYLKLSPKDISTTDISFFVSPLLNALGRIGKSRTGADFFLEGNDHELYSIIEDMKKSNNKRRILERKIFNEINDEVEKIEDKNSLKYLFFKSHDWHPGVIGVVASRLSIRYNIPVILISLQNNFGKASCRSVAGINIFNILNNISDTLIRFGGHDLAAGFIVAKDQLEVVERAIAKGIGESTKKYKKDIIKIDYNYPLEMVDDNFIGELSKIAPFGSANPYPLFVDKDLKFIRVKKFGVEDKHFKTFLEKNGKLYSAVGFNLAHKIDEDNYMNETFEIAYYPEKICYNNNKIIQIKIKDIKIIS
- the tig gene encoding trigger factor, with amino-acid sequence MNYEVKKLDNSVVEITLKVEGAEVSTAKKDAVKKIAKDAEIPGFRKGHAPASAIESHYEGVIKEEITDAILKGHYEAILKDGQINPVDYIKTTKVDLNGDKFAVTFMVDVFPEIKLGEYKGLEAAKETFEMNDEIVNKEIEMMVSAKSNLEDAAEGHKAEMGDTVDLAFEGFVDGVAFEGGKSESHMLKLGTKSFIDTFEEQLVGYEKDQEGEIVVTFPTEYNAEHLAGKEATFKVKINAIKVTVTPELNDEFAVEAGFESVEDLKAKKTEEIKNREEARVEGEYRQTLLNQVLANTEMTLPLSMVAREIKGRISEMENQLKSQGMNLEMYLQMSGSTMEQLTEQVRPMAIEKIKLDLILDEIAKIEKIELTDEELETKLAEVASMYKMDADKLKEELTKANNLENFTMNLRVDATMQKTVEFIQAQAK
- the clpP gene encoding ATP-dependent Clp endopeptidase proteolytic subunit ClpP — its product is MYNPTVIENNGKGERAYDIYSRLLKDRIIFLGTEINDLVANSIVAQLLFLEADAPEKDIIMYINSPGGVITSGMAIYDTMKYIKPDVQTVCIGQAASMGALLLTAGAKGKRFALPNARVMIHQPLGGAQGQATDIQIQAKEIQRMKELTSKIISETTGKTIEQVKKDTERDNFMTAEEAMEYGLIDRVFVEGER
- the clpX gene encoding ATP-dependent Clp protease ATP-binding subunit ClpX encodes the protein MKREIQKCSFCGKSENEVARLITGPEANICDECIEACGMLIEDMQVEMGEAVEDNSFHEINLMTPKEIKAKLDDYVIGQEAAKKVLAVSVYNHYKRIRHKGKTGDVELQKSNVLLIGPTGTGKTLLAETLARTLHVPFAIADATTLTEAGYVGDDVENVLVRLLQAADYDVEAAERGIIYIDELDKVARKSENMSITRDVSGEGVQQALLKIVEGTEAQVPPQGGRKHPNQELVKINTKNILFIVGGAFEGLDKVIKSRSNKKVMGFGATVINEKNESEGEAFMRVLPEDLVRQGIIPELIGRFPVITTLANLDEEALMKILTEPKNALVKQYKKFFELENVELEFEESALKKMAELALKRKIGARGLRALMESAMLDLMYEIPSNPAVEKVRITEESVTDNTKATIIEKTKKLKK